The following proteins come from a genomic window of Diorhabda sublineata isolate icDioSubl1.1 chromosome 7, icDioSubl1.1, whole genome shotgun sequence:
- the LOC130447152 gene encoding protein lines, with protein MVLTQKNNKMSSEQPVKKKLRRENEQENSDEPDFIHNLAEDAVPTDFQALHLSLPLHINENDITRNTVNLHYSENGLFRTNEDNSDKKNNDDDGINSYNISIKPAPDICSPSKSSDDLYIDSLDDFQKYLIKQCLCEIPDNVLRKQFEGQQINDSGGIRTTIMLSEWSDKKILHFLSNLQLLFDVYLKQNNNGLICSKIVSICEALICNEYNLIEQIISLCEARNKYINFLAARTLSSFLVIAKTNINNEWLETIVNFFSSENYDFVKIQFALEIVKRVVEWKDIEQHVLEVTEITESAGPSTKNDDIKCITVPFTDPESYDTSSIKGLIIKSLEAKWPELIHMVQHLLVHNNSVAAQTCVLTFLSLWESTISIKANLSVIDTKPFYTHLEIFVGLLNNQLPPIIWKKILSLFNEVLCYGSTLALQDMLPEDTCQLAHLLVRYVKDYRLLDSLPFKRNEGFIVNSFVGTIVSLQAGQSNVDRTLLQKMILLILKSVAVTIKETRSDSSDSSIGSDDSDFYQDMQLIERSIRDVLKKVDVFVKNCLDFHPESPFSKIIVHLFSDQDDYMIEAMVCTLDITIGISYRNAVYPDLLNMLNPIHSFIEFLKVVSHDSDILLDYLVSNETCFLLYLLRFLKFTKRNWSRFISSCGEGSTSRSNELDDTMSVLIRLKMQITRLVSKDLFPYNITPILRLLETCENLYEGNEFS; from the coding sequence ATGGTTCTCActcagaaaaataataaaatgagttCAGAACAACCTGTTAAGAAGAAGTTGAGACGAGAAAATGAACAGGAAAATTCTGACGAGCCTGATTTTATACACAACTTAGCCGAAGATGCAGTCCCTACTGATTTTCAAGCTCTCCATTTATCACTTCCTCTTCATATAAACGAAAATGATATAACTCGAAATACGGTGAATTTACATTATAGTGAAAACGGTTTGTTTAGGACCAATGAAGATAATAGTGATAAGAAGAATAATGATGATGACGGTATaaatagttataatatttcaataaaaccggCTCCGGATATTTGTTCCCCTTCGAAATCATCTGATGATTTGTATATAGATAGTTTAgacgattttcaaaaatatttgataaaacaatgTTTATGTGAAATTCCGGATAACGTTTTAAGGAAACAATTCGAAGGGCAACAAATTAATGATTCCGGTGGTATTAGAACTACCATAATGTTATCAGAATGGTCTGATAAAaagattttacattttttatcgaATCTCCAATTGCTATTCGAcgtttatttgaaacaaaataataatggttTGATTTGTTCGAAGATCGTCAGTATTTGTGAAGCCCTAATTTGCAACGAATACAATTTAATagaacaaataatttctttatgcGAAGCTCGTAATAAATACATCAACTTTTTAGCGGCCAGAACTTTGAGCAGCTTTTTAGTTATAGCTAAAACGAATATAAATAACGAATGGTTGGAAACTATAGTTAATTTCTTTTCGAGCGAAAATTACGATTTCGTTAAAATACAATTCGCTTTAGAAATAGTAAAACGGGTAGTCGAATGGAAAGATATCGAACAGCACGTTTTGGAAGTTACTGAAATAACGGAATCGGCAGGACCAAGTACTAAAAATGACGATATTAAATGTATCACGGTACCGTTTACTGATCCGGAAAGTTACGATACTTCGTCGATCAAAGgattaattattaaaagtttaGAAGCGAAATGGCCGGAATTGATCCACATGGTGCAACATTTATTAGTACACAATAATTCAGTTGCTGCTCAAACTTgcgttttaacttttttatcgtTATGGGAAAGTACGATTTCTATTAAAGCCAATTTAAGCGTTATAGATACAAAACCTTTTTATACTCATTTAGAAATATTCGTCggattattaaataatcaattaccacctataatatggaaaaaaatattgtctttATTTAACGAGGTGTTGTGTTACGGTAGCACTTTGGCTTTACAAGATATGTTACCGGAGGATACTTGTCAATTAGCACATTTGTTAGTTAGGTACGTTAAGGATTACCGTTTATTGGATAGTTTACCTTTCAAAAGGAACGAAGGTTTTATAGTGAACAGCTTCGTTGGTACTATAGTTAGTTTACAAGCCGGACAGAGTAACGTCGATAGaactttattacaaaaaatgattttgttgatattaaaatCCGTAGCTGTTACTATAAAAGAAACTAGATCTGATAGTTCTGATTCTAGTATAGGATCTGACGATTCGGATTTTTATCAAGATATGCAACTAATCGAGAGATCTATTAGAGACGTTTTAAAGAAAGTTGATGTATTCGTTAAGAATTGTTTGGATTTTCATCCAGAAAGTccattttcgaaaattatagTTCATCTTTTCAGCGATCAGGATGATTATATGATCGAAGCTATGGTATGTACTTTGGATATAACTATAGGGATATCCTATAGGAACGCCGTGTATCCGGATTTATTAAACATGTTAAATCCCATACATTCgtttatagaatttttaaaagtagtTAGTCACGATTCCGATATACTTTTAGATTATTTAGTCAGTAACGAAACTTGTTTTTTACTATATCTAttgagatttttgaaatttactaaAAGGAATTGGTCCAGGTTTATAAGTAGTTGCGGAGAGGGTAGTACTTCCCGTAGTAACGAATTAGATGATACAATGAGCGTTTTGATTCGTTTAAAAATGCAAATAACTAGATTAGTTTCCAAGGATTTGTTTCCTTATAACATTACTCCGATTTTGAGATTATTAGAAACCTGTGAAAATTTATACGAGGGGAACGAATTTAGTTGA
- the LOC130447153 gene encoding phenoloxidase-activating factor 2-like isoform X1: protein MISILVVMCLQFLLKVKGLYDMDNEHCISVPYWQCKDDFSGLVEDGEGLMDVRTSYVEKMPLLSNDFDVCCPVECGNRKMLTHDIMAAKNYEEEIFGFRILGDNNAAEFGEFPWMLGILEGRTYRCGGSLVHPQVAITAAHCVNKESRYKIRAGEWNWETSMEPIPHQDRLVKKIIVHPNFHPQTLQNDIAIVILERPFMLRENVGIMCLPYPGIKYERRRCVVAGWGRNSHKKGTYQATLKRMELPILTKDACVKTLQDVKFGRSFRLHKSFLCAGGEGKKDTCKGDGGSPLMCPIVNRPGKYQQVGIVSWGLTCGVANTPGVYVNIEIFLDWIDDVLESYGFDTTVYKYR, encoded by the exons atgatttcaattCTGGTAGTAATgtgtttacaatttttgttaaaagtaaaaGGACTGTACGATATGGATAATGAACATTGCATTTCAGTTCCTTATTGGCAATGTAAGGACGATTTTAGTGGTTTGGTTGAAGACGGCGAAGGACTCATGGATGTAAG GACTAGTTACGTAGAAAAAATGCCTTTGCTGAGTAACGATTTTGACGTGTGTTGTCCAGTTGAATGCGGCAACAGAAAGATGTTGACTCATGATATTATGGCAGCCAAGAATTACGAAGAAGAAATATTCGGTTTTAGGATATTGGGAGATAACAACGCAGCTGAATTCGGCGAATTTCCTTGGATGTTGGGGATATTGGAAGGCAGAACTTACAG ATGCGGGGGTTCTTTGGTACATCCTCAAGTGGCGATAACTGCAGCGCATTGTGTAAATAAAGAGAGTCGCTATAAAATTAGAGCCGGGGAATGGAATTGGGAAACCTCGATGGAACCGATACCACATCAAGATCGTCTTGTTAAAAAA ATTATTGTACATCCGAATTTTCATCCGCAAACGCTACAAAACGACATCGCCATCGTAATTCTCGAGAGACCGTTTATGTTACGCGAAAACGTTGGCATAATGTGTCTACCATATCCTGGTATCAAGTACGAACGCAGAAGATGCGTCGTAGCCGGATGGGGAAGAAATTCTCACAAAAAAGGAACCTACCAAGCGACGTTGAAACGAATGGAATTACCGATTCTTACAAAAGACGCCTGCGTAAAGACCCTACAAGATGTCAAATTCGGTCGCTCCTTCCGCCTTCATAAGAGTTTCTTATGCGCCGGAGGAGAAGGTAAAAAAGACACCTGCAAGGGAGACGGTGGAAGTCCGCTGATGTGCCCCATTGTTAATCGACCCGGAAAATACCAACAAGTGGGTATAGTTTCGTGGGGATTGACGTGTGGGGTAGCGAATACCCCAGGGGTTTACgtcaatattgaaatatttttagattggATCGACGATGTTTTAGAAAGCTACGGATTCGATACTACTGTATACAAATACAGATAG
- the LOC130447153 gene encoding phenoloxidase-activating factor 2-like isoform X2: MISILVVMCLQFLLKVKGLYDMDNEHCISVPYWQCKDDFSGLVEDGEGLMDVRRTSYVEKMPLLSNDFDVCCPVECGNRKMLTHDIMAAKNYEEEIFGFRILGDNNAAEFGEFPWMLGILEGRTYRCGGSLVHPQVAITAAHCVNKESRYKIRAGEWNWETSMEPIPHQDRLVKKIIVHPNFHPQTLQNDIAIVILERPFMLRENVGIMCLPYPGIKYERRRCVVAGWGRNSHKKGTYQATLKRMELPILTKDACVKTLQDVKFGRSFRLHKSFLCAGGEGKKDTCKGDGGSPLMCPIVNRPGKYQQVGIVSWGLTCGVANTPGVYVNIEIFLDWIDDVLESYGFDTTVYKYR; this comes from the exons atgatttcaattCTGGTAGTAATgtgtttacaatttttgttaaaagtaaaaGGACTGTACGATATGGATAATGAACATTGCATTTCAGTTCCTTATTGGCAATGTAAGGACGATTTTAGTGGTTTGGTTGAAGACGGCGAAGGACTCATGGATGTAAG AAGGACTAGTTACGTAGAAAAAATGCCTTTGCTGAGTAACGATTTTGACGTGTGTTGTCCAGTTGAATGCGGCAACAGAAAGATGTTGACTCATGATATTATGGCAGCCAAGAATTACGAAGAAGAAATATTCGGTTTTAGGATATTGGGAGATAACAACGCAGCTGAATTCGGCGAATTTCCTTGGATGTTGGGGATATTGGAAGGCAGAACTTACAG ATGCGGGGGTTCTTTGGTACATCCTCAAGTGGCGATAACTGCAGCGCATTGTGTAAATAAAGAGAGTCGCTATAAAATTAGAGCCGGGGAATGGAATTGGGAAACCTCGATGGAACCGATACCACATCAAGATCGTCTTGTTAAAAAA ATTATTGTACATCCGAATTTTCATCCGCAAACGCTACAAAACGACATCGCCATCGTAATTCTCGAGAGACCGTTTATGTTACGCGAAAACGTTGGCATAATGTGTCTACCATATCCTGGTATCAAGTACGAACGCAGAAGATGCGTCGTAGCCGGATGGGGAAGAAATTCTCACAAAAAAGGAACCTACCAAGCGACGTTGAAACGAATGGAATTACCGATTCTTACAAAAGACGCCTGCGTAAAGACCCTACAAGATGTCAAATTCGGTCGCTCCTTCCGCCTTCATAAGAGTTTCTTATGCGCCGGAGGAGAAGGTAAAAAAGACACCTGCAAGGGAGACGGTGGAAGTCCGCTGATGTGCCCCATTGTTAATCGACCCGGAAAATACCAACAAGTGGGTATAGTTTCGTGGGGATTGACGTGTGGGGTAGCGAATACCCCAGGGGTTTACgtcaatattgaaatatttttagattggATCGACGATGTTTTAGAAAGCTACGGATTCGATACTACTGTATACAAATACAGATAG